The nucleotide window tttgaccaagtttcaaggcaaacgTTTTTAATCTTTAGATAGAAATGTAGAGAGGGGGTAAAACATAACTGGCACTGTGTAGGTATTCCTGCTACTTAATAAACTTGGAAGGTTTGGACTTTTtatttcagtgatgtcaagaaaTAGTTTTGACAATGGCGGTAGCTGTCCAGGCTTGCCTTTGGAGAATAGTGCATCCATGTCTACCACACCTGTCAGACGTTTATCTAGTGAGAGTATGAGAGGTCAACCACAGTTGTACTTCAACTATAGTCAGGTAAGGGGACAATCGAAATACCGCCGTGAGAGATTGGCCATAttactatagtctatatatctacctcgagtcaccggcactagctttgaagttcagcgtgtgttgCGTTGGCTCAGCGTAGTTTCTTGCATAtacatatgcggcacgttgatcgCGCACGTAAAAGTATGTATACGTACCAAGTAACGCTAAactaacgcagaacacgctgaacctcaaagctagtgccgatgactcgaggtagatagacTATATAAGAAGAGATATGGCTTTAACCTCATCCACGGATATGTATACCGTAATTGCACACGATTATTGCGCTTTACAGTCAGTTGGCCCAAGACACGCCTTTAATATTAAACCAATTGGCATCATTCAGAGATGCAGCTCAATACAAGTGCAAACCCTAATCTGTTTACATAtataataaccatcgcaaccaggacaACCTATAGTTTCGTACGGTTAGACAGGGACAGGGGAATTTGAAGCTAGCTCAATGTTTCCAAGAGACTAACTTATAACACAGGGAGAACACGCACCAGAGCTTTGTGCATTAATTTTTCGGTAAATGGACTGATGGAACAGCGGGGACCGATATGGTAAGGAGAATAAAAACTATAACGTTCTAAATTGACTGGATCATGTTTTCAATGGCTTCTGTTGAAAGTACATAAAAGGTCTTGCCGACACTGTCTTTAAGAATGGTAGAAGCTCGCCATTATTTTGAACCCATttttagcaacaacaaaaatataaaaaacccaaaaaacatttgAATAAAATATATCACAATTCACCGTTCATAATATAAAGAATAATAAAAGACTCGAAGCATTCGGAAGCTATAAAGCTTATTTACTTTTTATTACGGCACCAAAGAAGAACATGTACAGTCAGTCATTTTTGTGACCGCCCTCTGGACTTCCAGCGATCTTTGAAAGTGGTATTTGCTATTCTGAGGGCGCAATGCGGGTATTTTAAAGTTCTAACTGTATTTTAATGTAAAAACAAGACAGGCTTAATGGGCTGACCATAAATGTTCCTAAATTACTTTCCCTGCGGTACATGCAATATGCATTCATTGCTGTAAGAGAGGAAATAATTACACACACAGTAGCCTGCTTTTAAATATTGTCACCAAACCTTTGCAATGTGGAACTTAGTGGACcttctatagaggttatccgtgttctataagctgcatatcctatcagcgactgccaTACCTTGTTTAAGACTTTCAAAGGAGGTAcctacatgtgcaaccatgactgtttcaaaatagcccaccaaagtcatgcagaaaactccgaggtcgtgcattcaCGTGgtctgaatgaggaatactacgggaaccagcgccttttgttagaaatcACACATGAGTACatagataacctctattgtttctGGCATTTTGGTGTAACTGAACCtcttttccttcaaattttataCAACTTTGATaatgattatattgtaaatgaTTGCTAATCTTAGTTGTCACGTTTAAAGCCACTTTTAGATGTACCGGGATACTACGATTCGGGTAGTCTGAGTTCACATCGCAGTAGTGCTGACTTTACTTCAGATGATCCCAGCCAGTACAGTGCTTATCTGACAGCATCTGGGTATACATCAGTTACGCATTCGGGAAGGAGTAGTCTGACAAGTACACAAACGGCACAAGCAGAGAGCTTAAGAAGCTCACTCAGGTAATTAGATAACTTGCACGATGGCAATTTAAACTTTCCTGTATCTGCATACACTTGCAtgatcacctaggtttcattatcattgaggtataggacttttaattttttcggaggagagcaggtagggcaactacttgattatatttctacatgttcatactacatactctgaaaattttagaaaattcgcacgagtccgttttttttaaatcacatttttgttcctaaaatgggggttatagcgccctcaacgcgcactctctccatagggctacatgtaaagaccagttatagacaaatggccctaaaataaaacggactcgtgcgaatttcctcaaattttgcatatgatgtagaattaacatctggaatgtaatgcaagtgatgtcgttgctgctcttctaaattcatttttaaaatgtccgccccagaccaaggtgacaaTGTAAGCTTTCCTGTACGATGGCAATGTAAGCTTTTCTGTATCTGCATACACTTCCACGATGGCAATTTAAGCTCTCCTCTACCTGCATGCATTTGCACGATGGCCATGTAAGCTTTCCTGTACCTGCATACACTTGCACGATGTCAATGTAAGCTTTCCTGTGCTTGCATACACTTGTACGATGGCAATGTAAGCTTTTCTGTATCTGCATACACTTCCACGATGGCAATTTAAGCTCTCCTCTACCTGCATACATTTGCACGATGGCCATGTAAGCTTTCCTGTACCTGCATACACTTGCACGATGGCAATATAAGCTTTCCAGTACCTGTATGCATTTGCACGATGGCAGTGTAAGCTTTTCTGTATCTGCATACACTTTCACGATGGCAATGTAAGTTTTCCTGTATCGGCGTACACTTGTACGATGGCAATGTACGCTTTTCTGTATCTGCGTATACACTTCCACGATGACAATTGTTAAATTAAAGCTCTCCTGTGCCTGCACACACTTGCACAATAGCAATGTTAGCTTTCATGTACCTGCATACACGTGCACGAAGGCAATGTAGGCTTTCAAGTACCTGTATACATTTGAACGAGGGCAGTGTACCTGCATACACTTGTACGATGGCAATGCAAGCTTTCTGCATACACTTTCACAATGACAATGTAAGCTTTCCTGTACCTGCATACACTTTGTACGATGGCAATGTAAGCTTTCCTATTCCTGCATACACTTGCACGATGGCAATGTAAGCTTTTCTATATGCCTGCATACACTTGCACGATGGCAATGTAAGCTTTCCTATTCCTGCATACACTTGCACGATGGCAATGTAAGCTTTTCTATATGCCTGCATACACTTGCACGATGGCAATGTAAGCTTTCCTATTCCTGCATACACTTGCACGATGGCAATGTAAGCTTTTCTGTGCTTATAGTACACAACATTTTATAATACAATTATATtaatcaaaatgtacattttaaaccTACAAAACTTAATACATATGGAAGTGAAATATCAGGCAATAAGCTTAATATTATGTTTGAAAACACTCATTGACATTGACattagttaggtcaaaaacttcaatttggtgaccactctctggctagtaaggtttgacgattgattcgacttctacggaccatttagaaaaaaaatagcccccatgtccctcgcgaaaatcccggcattttttgctagaggccaaaatccaaaatggcctaaaTGAGGTTGTAAtttcaaagtaatgtcaaatttgaaatccttgtggtcgacctatccaaaaagtgtctttgtgcatgattataggtgctctggttcaaaacttaaattttcaaaatggtaacggcggccattttggattttggcctctagcgaaaaatgccgagATTtgcgcgagggacatgggggctatatttttctaaatggtccatactagccagagagtggtcaccacattgaagtttttgacctaactaaCATAGAAGATGCATTTAATCTAATATCGGCTGGGAGTCTATTCCACAGCTGTACAGAACGGTAATGACATGTTCGTAAACCCGAAGATGACTGAAATTTAGGAATAACAAGAGTTGCATTACACTGATGTCTTGCAGGATACGagtgaattagagaataaatgataggattttgtcttttgcctatcaatatcgtgtcataatggatgggctggccaatattttgagtagtggatgctggcacagccggtatccactacgataaaaatattggccagcctatccattatgacacgatattgataggcaaaagacaaaatctatcatttattctcattcttattcagttttaatgtaatatttgcgagaaaaactgcctttttcagaaaaaaataaagttacttttgtgaggacatccccgttgttttaaatgaacgaaaccatcacgaacatctaagccgccgatcgcgttcttagttctcgcacgtgtaatacgcgaacgcattatcgcgcgatcattgaggagcaacaagcgtgtcataatggatgggctggccaatattttgagtagtggatgccggcgcagccggtatccactacgaatggatggtccaatattttgagtagtggatgccggcgcagccggtatccactacgataaaatattggccagccatccattatgacacgatattgatataggcaaaagacaaaatcctatcttttattctcattcttattcagtttttaaatttttgcgagaaaaactgtactttttcagaaaaaaataaagttacttttgtggggACATCTCcgctgttttaaatgaacgaaaccatcacgaacatctaagccgccgaatcgcgttcttagttctcgcacgtgtattacgcgaacgcattatcgcgcgatcattgaggagcaacaagcgtgccgccgttgcgtggcggcgcgcgccctgactaatatcactatcaactattgcgagatattatacaccagaaaaccaatcaaattacgtgaattctttacaagacgcacccattgaataagaatggataatgtataaatgaaatttgaattGAGATAACTTGGTGCCAGATTGTTGAGACATTTGAAAATAGTACAATATAATGAAATTTCCCATCTTTTGTTAACTGAAATGACAAAAGTATATAATATTTCTCAGCATAACATTAATTTCAATCCTGGGAACTATCTCTCTTAACAGACAAAGTAAACATGACATTTACAATCCTTTTGTATATAAAACAATGAACTGTTTATTATTTAGCCTTGCCAACAACCTTACTGCGGCTTTACATAGCATAACAGGTGGTCGAGGAGGCCCGGATGGGCAAGAATTAGCCAATGCACAGCTTGGACCCGGACAAGCTCATCCAGACAGTTTTAGTAAGTCTGAAATTATGTAGTTCTATATTAGGTACATATATGAAAAGGAAAGGTATTTCCGATCCGGTATACAGAAACTCTCAGGAAAACcacaaaactaaaaagaaaaaattaaaatcgcAAAAATCAACACGAAACCaagaaaaaatatgattttgattttaaacttttgattcaaacacaaggaaataattcttatcacggaattttcagatggtactccatctttcatcagcgagtagGTGACTGTAACAGGTGATCTTTTTCACTTTTGACCTGATAACGGACTCGTAGACTGGAGGTTTGAACCGGCCCGTCTTATTTGTATCACGACCTGGTACCGTCACTCAATCGCTGACGAAAGATGCAGTACTGTCTGAAAATTccaaggtaggaattatttctttgtgtttggatcaaaattttaaaatcaaactgatgttttataccaacacagatgaactttcataatCAAGAAGAATGTGTTTAGAGAAAATGTATAGAtgtatttcataattttgatttCGATATATCTTATAATTTAATGATGCTGATGACAATTGGGGTTATGGATAGTACATTAGGTTTCACTGTCTGAACATCTccttttcactgtcaaatttttcaaccaaatcgatggtaataactctCGTAGTGAGGAATCagcatttaaccacaaattgcctcaggcaaaactcacttcctgggaacttaATGCCACACAAGGTCATTTCTATGTAACTCATTTACCCATCGgtgtcatatactgcctctagctataatgaaagCCTGGTTATCTGGTCACCTTATTGACAGATACTAACCCAAGTGGGAATTCAAGTTGTGTTCAATTttcttcaggcagtgaaacctaatgacgTGTACACGTATATCTTGTATACAATAGAGACATGTATTCGAATTAACGTTCTCTTGTCTTTATCTTATATACCAATAAAATATTGCGATTCTTTTAGATGTTTCAGCCGGTAGCATAAAGATAGCGTTACGAGTGACTAAGGGGAAATTAGAGGTACAGGTCCTCTCAATGGCCGATCTTAATCTGCCTACCAGCAGTCATGGTAAGTAttacacctcatgaatatgcatgagcAAATCATGCAACTTTACTGGTCAAGCGCAAACGGCACGACCGTGCGATATTTGTTCCCTATATGCATTACAACCTCATTCTCATAGCCTAAGTTCGATGTAATAAAACAAACACTACATGGTTTATATCGGGAAAAGAGAGAAACTATTTCCCCCTCGGTAGTAGCTACGGCCTATATATAACCCCTCAAACTTGGGTTCAGATGATAGGCCAGTAGCCAGTATCGGGGGAAAATAGTTTACCTATTTCCCAACTACCCGTGCTGTATTTGTACtattattaggcatgtccactaaaaattgaagtacttttaaattgattcagacctaacttattggatgggaattgatgaaagaaacattttggcgtttaaataatcttaatcggacgtttcatgccagagatatggccttgcgagtgtcacggttttatatggggctgctagaacatgttaaaagttaaagtccaaaaggaatactaacagaaagtgcaactttaaggtactttttcttaatgtatttattaactatctgatctggaacattatatttgcttataacaacatgaaaataagatcatcctgaaaattttatcgattttgttgacatacaacaaaaaatataagacctcaaaacccatggtttgtttggtgaaacctcaagcatgatcatagatggccgccatggaaaatatctccatagaggagatgaacaataagtgcattatttcaaatgaaaagcggtagtcttaaacattgttcaatcttttaaggtcagcacattttatcttcaaaattattatatttcatcatggcataagtttggtaacattaatcactaccaattttgagaaatttgctccaactcaaaggttatctttactacattgagcaatactgtgtgagcatggaagacatgatggtccccggtttttatactccctatgaaatggacatggtagtgagaagtgcacggggaagtgcatgatttgagatgggccgcggtaggcttaaacattcttaaatttcttaacatcctacacattttgtcttcataaatagttaaattttatgagtatgtaagtttgcttgtctgattcaaattcggagataattgcgtttgaacacctgatgcacggaatggtgtcacttcaacctgttgtagttctcatctcattacatttttcattaaaaaaagttgatctgttcatgcaggaaggtcctctctatttactgaccaaacaggaaaaagtttggttaatgttttctggtggaatcaggaatttcttgaaacaccctgatataggcctacatttggatcaaaacaagtatgtacgccatttaacaggcctgggatttcttgtatcgatcagtttctccatagacaatacgtgtgtgagagcacgcacacagtaaatgaaaaatcgttctagtggaaactgtattgagagtgggcatccctactattagTCGATCGATTCTTCACAGTCGAGAGGAATagttaaacattaaaaatatctcATACTATAAACGAGCCACAGATGACTATGAACTGTCCCTTTGTGTCATACTGACTGCATTTATCAAAGCCTTCTTTCCATAGTCGCAGCTCGCGCTCGGCGAATCGATTACTATTATGAGGACGATTTATAGTAATCTGAATTTCATCAGTATGTGAAAATCAAGTAACCAtagacgaaaaagataacagattgcgtacaagcagtcaaagtctcagcatcacctgataatgaAAGCCGactgttccatgaaatgcgacaggcaaaactgtcACGCACCTACCGCGTATtttatggtctatcgcgtaatcgcgaaagcaagCAACGCTCTATTGCGTATACgcaaaggcacgcaacgctggcgtgattgttagacacgtcaggatcgaacaatcggccctcatgaatatgcgagaattcacagcatacaatgcacggggacttgTTGTAGTCTGTATGTGCAACAGGTGCACCGCACCGTTACTTTGATACTTGTTTAGGTCACGCATTAtcgttaaaataattaaaaatgtttaTGTATACATATTATACAGTAATGTATGTTAAGACCTGTCTCATACACGATGGCCAAGCGGTGTTGCAGAAGAAACTCAAGCTGGGACATCACTGTAGTTCTAAACAGAAGGTTAAATATGCTGCGTGTGATATAGATGCTAACACCAGTCTGCAGGTAAGAAGCAGTGACCAGAGGCGAAGCCAGGAAAAACACaaatataatacagggtgtcccataaaaaaattaccgagcgaataaaattgaacgtaagtcgagaaatatgcatcagaatcaaaaatttaaataaaatgtagcgcatagcttattttgttttgcatcacatacgaaaattttagttaattcggttgactggttgcgaagaaatgaacgataacATAATGTtagcatcaatgcagttcattccaagtttgatcaaaaggcgctttttcatactcgctcaccgcttcctaaagtttgtgtatctcatgaaatatagtccacattatctattttataatccgacggtgttatgtcattcatgcttttactgcagatgaataacagtttgtccgagaaaactttgatttctgcaattggaagctttcaaactttaattctttatgttgtgcaaatatgttaactttccaaagaacatttgagccaagaatgacaatgatcaagtgcttacagctttacgtgtcatttttgatatcatgcaacaataatgaagttttaaaagatataaACTTTGCACACGTAGtggtataaattaaattagaagaattttttgacttcaacactacttaaaatttgatcgcttaccgggagcgctttcacagtaccaactgcgtcctcagccggatgttatggctctgatgatttatggcttgttgacaaccttcgatgacgtcacactagaagAAGATGACGTCAAATGTGTTGTCCTTGTCCCCCGggtggtcttgggtatgagtaggtagtcccaaactggatctaaatccagtccagtgtctctgttcaagttGGGTCTTTTTTCCTGATGTGAATGGCTTCTAGGACCCTTCTGGAAAATTCTTTGGGTTCTTTTTCCAGCACATTTACGTTTACCCAGTCTATTTCATGGTTGTTTTTGCTCCTGGAAATATGCTcatgtagtgttgaagtcaacAATTTCTTctaaagaaacagattgtttaaaaagaatgaaaaggatttcacagaacaaaatatgaagcccattgacagttaaccactggtgcgcattgtgttgaatgatctttctttcaaagttGGAACGAAGTGTTATGtattcgctcatttcttcgcgatcaatcaaccgattcaagtaaaattggcataaaagatgcaaaataagatatgctacacgctgatgtttagtttTTGTGGATTCTGATTcccatttctcgacttacgtccaaatttattcgcccggtaatttttttctgggacaccctgtatgctgaTATTGGGGAAGgtattattgtttgtttgtttgtttgtttacccaggttggtccgtgaggaacacgtgctaatccatggaaaaccatggaccgttccaagctcatacaaatgcacaagcctggatagccagtgtaggctaatatatgcatgctggcctagatagctttgacaaacaaagcaagaaatggaagaaaatagctaggaaaaagagaaaagagagaaggccactcccaaacacaattgtacaattttactcttagcccttacttcgtgagaaaggaaactggaattccaatctcaggcccgatgcaaaggcttgtgAAAGATATTATTGAACCAAATTTGGCGGTGATATCTTTGTCAACTTTATGAAGGAGGTGAGAATTAAAAAAAGGTATCTGACGCTGTGCTctctctttttattttgtttctccAGGTTACTTTATTTGCCAAATTAAAGAAGAAGCGACGCCGTCAGTATCTTGGTGAGGTTTGCCTTAGTCTGAGGATGTTGGATGAAGAAAGTTATACAGCTGGCTGGTATACGTTGTTCAAACATGCTAGAGAACCTTGCCCGATGTAGAACACGGCTATTCAAACATGCTAGGGAACCTTGCCCGATGTAGAACACGGCTAAGGATTAAATTTGTCTTCAACTTGCTCATAACGGACTAGCTGCCGTAGCTTACACAACTGTTCGGCCAGTATTTTAAAACCTGgtgttttatataatatatttgtgtttgatcATTTAATGATTACCTTTTATGTACGATTTATATCTATACGTGGCTTACATTTACGATTCTACGCCCGGACAACTATTATCTATTTTAACTCCAGTGATACCTTATTAACCTCCGTGGACCTTTGCAAGCATTGAAATAGGTAtaagcattttactttgaaaatcaattgaatacatgaattcaaaacccatccaagtccatgggaagtgattttgagaaaaaaacatgtgtaacatttttttttcttcagttagatttacctggtcaatatggtaagttttacgtgcaaatgagtaggttaaactgtattaggtatgacgattagcaattcagggacttcgtggggtccattttaaatgctggacttgggtggttttttgaatcatatacaaagacaacaatgttagaatgagattaccactagtaaggtaaagcacacagttatgtataatgttgataagcattctgccatgtaatataaaccacacactttccttgattaaacccatttttgtttcaaaagtcactctccagcaatgaatgtgttacaagtggactttcatacatactggatttcaatcaatgtgttacaagactcaaatcatgggcTTGGTGGTTATTTCacacatgctatt belongs to Amphiura filiformis chromosome 18, Afil_fr2py, whole genome shotgun sequence and includes:
- the LOC140139667 gene encoding uncharacterized protein; translated protein: MANRRLYEACGGRSQQYDQLRVNYTARITEEMLQDELDFPAVDINNQEPIPRRHLREEPVRQRRISPSQQCDFLLPPIMTTDRRGSSSSWRSHSFRHTPSPPEDLCIRRSSSLKTGMIRSSRENIERPRALSNRELRRESLHGSLSRSRDRMPHGSREMYTARDSPQLGRPLNRRRASTMVTDLPPFSTNPTKAMIHRKSSLGNPCSSFTENWLTEALRLNALSQLQRKASDASSHASSHCLMMSRNSFDNGGSCPGLPLENSASMSTTPVRRLSSESMRGQPQLYFNYSQPLLDVPGYYDSGSLSSHRSSADFTSDDPSQYSAYLTASGYTSVTHSGRSSLTSTQTAQAESLRSSLSLANNLTAALHSITGGRGGPDGQELANAQLGPGQAHPDSFNVSAGSIKIALRVTKGKLEVQVLSMADLNLPTSSHVMYVKTCLIHDGQAVLQKKLKLGHHCSSKQKVKYAACDIDANTSLQVTLFAKLKKKRRRQYLGEVCLSLRMLDEESYTAGWYTLFKHAREPCPM